The following proteins are co-located in the Manihot esculenta cultivar AM560-2 chromosome 7, M.esculenta_v8, whole genome shotgun sequence genome:
- the LOC110618600 gene encoding uncharacterized protein LOC110618600 isoform X1 encodes MALCLLHPEKIEIYNCKMNEGIIEKEEAADKMILLPSLKSIVLKCLPRFSRLCSGWSNVECPLLKEMSIHECPSLKNIFATQTLVNTIDEFHTPFLYKMFPNLEKFSLDKKFTITILGSQLPTGFFFKVKVLELSFFLNKYHVPLFSLLPIFPNLERFEVLDSSLNKLLPFEGLVGDQEDITTIPHIRDLKLKNLPDLKHIWNPDGQLHDPLIQSLETFEIESRGNLIVLAPSSVSLGNLKTLKVCGCNTLANIFTSAAAKSMVQLETLIVRSCNMLTEIIGGVQEDGSTDEIVLNLTSFCLGSYTFNFPSLERVDVFRCPKLRTFTVRQLSSPKIHGVFTGFRSNPTFHWEGDLNATIEQIYMKYDGFKGIDDVQLSSFPMLKEKWHGQFPFENLEYLERLVLDECAFFSNAISSNLLMHLYFLNELAVERCDLVEELFELEGLNADEGDVGLLKSLGELRLIDLPTLVHVWNKDPQGIMSFENLTLLQVENCSSLTNIFTLSMASGLVNLQHLEVKRCNLVDHVIIKEAEEEIGKDNTIFPSMQSIILECLPSLSSFYSASGVLKLPSLKGIEIVGCPNMELLASKLCKEMDLSMIAEGNEERIHEGDFNISIGGKVIVPSLEELGVEY; translated from the exons ATGGCATTGTGCCTCTTGCATCCGGAAAAGATAGAAATATACAATTGTAAGATGAATGAAGGAATCATAGAAAAGGAGGAAGCAGCTGATAAAATGATATTATTGCCTTCATTGAAATCTATAGTCCTTAAATGTTTGCCTAGATTTTCCAGATTGTGTTCAGGATGGAGTAATGTGGAATGTCCATTGTTGAAGGAGATGAGCATACATGAATGTCCAAGCTTAAAGAATATCTTTGCCACACAGACACTAGTGAACACAATTGATGAGTTTCATACACCTTTTCTTTATAAG ATGTTTCCAAATTTGGAAAAGTTTTCGTTAGACAAGAAGTTTACCATAACCATACTTGGATCTCAGCTTCCAACAGGCTTCTTTTTCAAAGTAAAAGTTCTTGAATTGAGTTTCTTTCTAAACAAATATCATGTTCCTCTGTTTAGTTTACTTCCAATATTCCCCAATctcgaaagatttgaagttctTGATTCTTCTCTCAACAAGTTACTTCCATTTGAAGGACTGGTTGGTGACCAAGAag aTATCACTACAATTCCACATATAagagatttaaagcttaaaaatcttccTGATTTGAAGCATATATGGAATCCAGATGGCCAACTGCATGACCCATTAATTCAATCTCTTGAGACTTTTGAGATAGAGTCTCGTGGAAATTTGATTGTTTTAGCACCATCCTCTGTGTCTTTGGGAAATCTGAAAACTCTCAAAGTATGTGGATGCAACACATTGGCAAATATTTTTACATCAGCCGCAGCCAAAAGTATGGTACAACTTGAGACATTGATTGTAAGATCTTGCAATATGTTGACCGAAATAATAGGAGGTGTTCAAGAGGATGGATCAACTGATGAGATTGTTTT GAACCTCACAAGCTTCTGCTTGGGCAGTTACACTTTCAATTTCCCATCTTTAGAACGAGTGGATGTTTTCAGATGCCCCAAGTTGAGGACTTTCACTGTCCGCCAGCTGAGCTCACCAAAGATACATGGTGTATTCACAGGCTTCAGATCCAATCCAACATTTCATTGGGAAGGCGATCTCAATGCGACCATTGAACAGATTTACATGAAATAT GATGGATTTAAAGGGATAGATGATGTTCAACTCTCCAGCTTTCCCATGCTGAAAGAAAAATGGCATGGCCAATTTCCATTCGAGAACTTGGAGTACTTGGAAAGATTGGTGCTGGACGAGTGTGCATTTTTCTCAAATGCCATATCATCAAATCTACTAATGCACTTGTACTTTTTAAATGAGTTGGCTGTAGAAAGATGTGATTTAGTAGAAGAGCTGTTTGAATTAGAAGGCTTGAATGCTGATGAAGGTGATGTTGGGTTATTAAAGTCTCTAGGAGAATTGAGGTTAATCGATTTGCCTACATTGGTCCATGTGTGGAACAAGGATCCTCAAGGAATTATGAGCTTTGAAAACCTAACATTGTTGCAAGTTGAGAATTGTAGCAGCTTGACTAATATATTTACTCTGTCCATGGCTTCGGGTCTTGTAAATCTCCAACATTTGGAAGTAAAAAGATGTAATTTGGTGGACCATGTCATCataaaagaagcagaagaggaaATAGGGAAGGATAATACCATATTTCCATCAATGCAGTCCATAATTCTAGAGTGTTTGCCTAGCTTATCAAGTTTTTATTCTGCAAGTGGTGTTCTGAAATTACCATCCTTGAAAGGAATTGAGATAGTTGGCTGTCCAAACATGGAATTACTGGCTTCTAAACTTTGCAAAGAGATGGATCTAAGCATGATTGCTGAGGGAAATGAAGAAAGAATTCACGAGGGGGACTTCAATATTTCAATTGGTGGGAAG gtAATCGTCCCAAGTTTAGAAGAATTGGGAGTGGAATATTAA
- the LOC110618600 gene encoding uncharacterized protein LOC110618600 isoform X2, with amino-acid sequence MEQGSQRNFRIQEPKGAHVKNCSSLKYIFTWSMALCLLHPEKIEIYNCKMNEGIIEKEEAADKMILLPSLKSIVLKCLPRFSRLCSGWSNVECPLLKEMSIHECPSLKNIFATQTLVNTIDEFHTPFLYKMFPNLEKFSLDKKFTITILGSQLPTGFFFKVKVLELSFFLNKYHVPLFSLLPIFPNLERFEVLDSSLNKLLPFEGLVGDQEDITTIPHIRDLKLKNLPDLKHIWNPDGQLHDPLIQSLETFEIESRGNLIVLAPSSVSLGNLKTLKVCGCNTLANIFTSAAAKSMVQLETLIVRSCNMLTEIIGGVQEDGSTDEIVFSKMKTLELEGLQNLTSFCLGSYTFNFPSLERVDVFRCPKLRTFTVRQLSSPKIHGVFTGFRSNPTFHWEGDLNATIEQIYMKYDGFKGIDDVQLSSFPMLKEKWHGQFPFENLEYLERLVLDECAFFSNAISSNLLMHLYFLNELAVERCDLVEELFELEGLNADEGDVGLLKSLGELRLIDLPTLVHVWNKDPQGIMSFENLTLLQVENCSSLTNIFTLSMASGLVNLQHLEVKRCNLVDHVIIKEAEEEIGKDNTIFPSMQSIILECLPSLSSFYSASGVLKLPSLKGIEIVGCPNMELLASKLCKEMDLSMIAEGNEERIHEGDFNISIGGKVIVPSLEELGVEY; translated from the exons ATGGAACAAGGATCCCAAAGGAATTTTAGAATTCAAGAACCTAAAGGGGCTCATGTTAAAAACTGTAGCAGCTTGAAGTATATTTTTACATGGTCGATGGCATTGTGCCTCTTGCATCCGGAAAAGATAGAAATATACAATTGTAAGATGAATGAAGGAATCATAGAAAAGGAGGAAGCAGCTGATAAAATGATATTATTGCCTTCATTGAAATCTATAGTCCTTAAATGTTTGCCTAGATTTTCCAGATTGTGTTCAGGATGGAGTAATGTGGAATGTCCATTGTTGAAGGAGATGAGCATACATGAATGTCCAAGCTTAAAGAATATCTTTGCCACACAGACACTAGTGAACACAATTGATGAGTTTCATACACCTTTTCTTTATAAG ATGTTTCCAAATTTGGAAAAGTTTTCGTTAGACAAGAAGTTTACCATAACCATACTTGGATCTCAGCTTCCAACAGGCTTCTTTTTCAAAGTAAAAGTTCTTGAATTGAGTTTCTTTCTAAACAAATATCATGTTCCTCTGTTTAGTTTACTTCCAATATTCCCCAATctcgaaagatttgaagttctTGATTCTTCTCTCAACAAGTTACTTCCATTTGAAGGACTGGTTGGTGACCAAGAag aTATCACTACAATTCCACATATAagagatttaaagcttaaaaatcttccTGATTTGAAGCATATATGGAATCCAGATGGCCAACTGCATGACCCATTAATTCAATCTCTTGAGACTTTTGAGATAGAGTCTCGTGGAAATTTGATTGTTTTAGCACCATCCTCTGTGTCTTTGGGAAATCTGAAAACTCTCAAAGTATGTGGATGCAACACATTGGCAAATATTTTTACATCAGCCGCAGCCAAAAGTATGGTACAACTTGAGACATTGATTGTAAGATCTTGCAATATGTTGACCGAAATAATAGGAGGTGTTCAAGAGGATGGATCAACTGATGAGATTGTTTTCAGTAAAATGAAAACATTAGAACTTGAAGGTTTACAGAACCTCACAAGCTTCTGCTTGGGCAGTTACACTTTCAATTTCCCATCTTTAGAACGAGTGGATGTTTTCAGATGCCCCAAGTTGAGGACTTTCACTGTCCGCCAGCTGAGCTCACCAAAGATACATGGTGTATTCACAGGCTTCAGATCCAATCCAACATTTCATTGGGAAGGCGATCTCAATGCGACCATTGAACAGATTTACATGAAATAT GATGGATTTAAAGGGATAGATGATGTTCAACTCTCCAGCTTTCCCATGCTGAAAGAAAAATGGCATGGCCAATTTCCATTCGAGAACTTGGAGTACTTGGAAAGATTGGTGCTGGACGAGTGTGCATTTTTCTCAAATGCCATATCATCAAATCTACTAATGCACTTGTACTTTTTAAATGAGTTGGCTGTAGAAAGATGTGATTTAGTAGAAGAGCTGTTTGAATTAGAAGGCTTGAATGCTGATGAAGGTGATGTTGGGTTATTAAAGTCTCTAGGAGAATTGAGGTTAATCGATTTGCCTACATTGGTCCATGTGTGGAACAAGGATCCTCAAGGAATTATGAGCTTTGAAAACCTAACATTGTTGCAAGTTGAGAATTGTAGCAGCTTGACTAATATATTTACTCTGTCCATGGCTTCGGGTCTTGTAAATCTCCAACATTTGGAAGTAAAAAGATGTAATTTGGTGGACCATGTCATCataaaagaagcagaagaggaaATAGGGAAGGATAATACCATATTTCCATCAATGCAGTCCATAATTCTAGAGTGTTTGCCTAGCTTATCAAGTTTTTATTCTGCAAGTGGTGTTCTGAAATTACCATCCTTGAAAGGAATTGAGATAGTTGGCTGTCCAAACATGGAATTACTGGCTTCTAAACTTTGCAAAGAGATGGATCTAAGCATGATTGCTGAGGGAAATGAAGAAAGAATTCACGAGGGGGACTTCAATATTTCAATTGGTGGGAAG gtAATCGTCCCAAGTTTAGAAGAATTGGGAGTGGAATATTAA